From a single Kryptolebias marmoratus isolate JLee-2015 linkage group LG6, ASM164957v2, whole genome shotgun sequence genomic region:
- the rab9a gene encoding ras-related protein Rab-9A, producing MAAKKSTLKVILLGDGGVGKSSLMNRYVTNKFDAHLFHTIGVEFLNKELTVDGCKVTLQIWDTAGQERFRSLRTPFYRGSDCCLLTFSVDDNQSFLNLNNWKKEFIYYADIKEPEKFPFVVLGNKVDVTERQVSLEDARQWCQENGDYPYYETSAKDATNVAVAFEEAVHRVLAMDDKTDYLIPTDTVKLHRKPRSANICCS from the coding sequence ATGGCAGCAAAGAAATCCACACTGAAAGTCATCTTGCTTGGCGACGGTGGGGTTGGAAAGAGCTCCTTGATGAATCGCTACGTCACCAATAAGTTTGACGCCCACCTTTTCCACACCATCGGCGTGGAGTTCCTGAACAAGGAGCTCACCGTGGATGGGTGCAAGGTCACCCTCCAGATCTGGGACACTGCTGGCCAGGAGCGCTTCCGCAGCCTGAGGACTCCTTTCTATCGTGGCTCTGACTGCTGCCTGCTCACTTTCAGCGTGGACGATAACCAGAGTTTTCTCAACTTGAACAACTGGAAGAAAGAGTTCATCTACTACGCCGACATCAAGGAGCCTGAGAAGTTCCCGTTTGTGGTGCTGGGCAACAAAGTGGATGTGACAGAGAGGCAGGTGTCCCTGGAGGACGCTCGGCAGTGGTGCCAGGAGAATGGGGACTACCCGTATTACGAGACCAGTGCTAAGGATGCCACCAATGTAGCGGTGGCCTTTGAGGAAGCGGTGCATAGAGTATTAGCGATGGATGACAAAACGGACTACCTCATCCCCACGGACACGGTCAAGCTCCACAGAAAGCCCCGCTCTGCTAACATTTGCTGTTCTTAA